Proteins from one Pagrus major chromosome 1, Pma_NU_1.0 genomic window:
- the LOC140993829 gene encoding NACHT, LRR and PYD domains-containing protein 3-like has protein sequence MTPEDIFNTLEDLKVKEFKDFKWYLKQPDILEGYQPIKQSKLESAEIQDTVDLMVNTFTLDGALKVTKKILEKIKRNDLVQSLSANSSGPEVSVSVGDVGETSENRGPSSSQSEDEIVPVPEPQPISYYQDVLQSNLEDMFNCAQEGWAQRKDEQPLVDIYTELYVTAGGDVNINKQHEVIQMEVKPTTEESIQPCDMFKPPSGKERSIRTVLTNGIAGIGKTFLVQKFVLDWTNKENNQDVHLIFPFTFRQLNLRKDEKLSLTELIHKCIRETRGIKEEALNHIFTALQSSGNTNYDKSKFKLVFVLDGLDESRLQLNCSTDEIQDTDFDVTQSTSVDVLLSNLIKRNLLPSARLWITTRPAAANQIHSDFVDVVTEVRGFTDSQKEEYFRKRFRDEEQASRIISHIKTSRSLHIMCHIPVFCWITATVLEDVLKTSEGGELPKTLTEMYAEFLVFQIHQTKKKYDQKKCIQYIKSLAKLAFQQLEKGNLIFYERDLKESGIDVRGASVFSGVFTEIFKEERGRKSDEVKMFSFVHLSVQEFLAALYVEMSLINKNKNVMSEPPPTFFEHVRQLFSKPSRTDVHRFAIDKALQRPNGHLDLFLRFLLGLSLQTSQTLPEGLLKEERSSQTNQETVKYIKEKISENLSPERSINLFHCLNELNDGSLVEEIQQYLRSGSLSPDKLSPAQWSALVFILLSSEKDLDVFDLKKYSASEEALLRLLPVVRASNKAMLSGCNLSKRSCEALSSVLSSQSSSLRELDLSDNDLQDSGVKPLSVGLKNPHCRLETLRLSGCNLSERTCEALSSVLSSQSSSLRHLDLNNNDLQDSGVKPLSVGLKSPHCKLETLRLNGCNLSERTCEALSSVLSSQSSSLRELEMNNNDLQDSGVKPMSVGLKSPHCKLETLRLSGCNLSERSCEALSSALSSQSSSLRHLDLNNNDLQDSGVNLLSVGLKSPHCKLETLRLSGCLITEEGCTSLASALRSNPSHLRELDLSYNHPGDSGVKLLSAGREDPDWRLETLRVEHGGEQWLKPGVRKYVCELTVDTNTVNTNLKLSDNNRKVTYVSEYQPYPDHPERFDWWPQLLCRNGLTGRCYWEVEWRGGVHISVSYRGISRIGDSDDCWFGGNNQSWSLKCDDGRYSVWHNNRRTDLSSSSSSSSSSSSSVSNRVAVYVDCPAGTLSFYRVSSDSLIHLHTFNTTFTQPLYPGFWFWPGSSVSL, from the exons ATGACTCCAGAGGACATTTTCAACACTCTGGAGGATCTAAAAGTCAAAGAATTCAAGGATTTCAAATGGTATCTGAAGCAGCCTGACATCCTGGAAGGCTACCAACCCATCAAACAGTCCAAGCTGGAGAGTGCAGAAATACAGGACACAGTGGATCTGATGGTGAACACCTTCACACTTGATGGAGCTCTGAAGGTGACCAAGAAGATTTTAGAGAAGATAAAGAGGAATGACCTGGTGCAGAGTCTGTCAGCCAACAGCTCAGGACCAGAAG tgtcagtgagtgtcgGTGATGTTGGAGAGACTTCAGAGAACAGAGGACCTTCTTCCTCTCAGAGTGAAG ATGAGATCGTTCCAGTACCAGAGCCACAACCCATCTCATATTACCAAGACGTGCTTCAGTCAAACCTCGAGGATATGTTTAATTGTGCACAAGAGGGGTGGGCACAGAGGAAGGATGAGCAACCTCTGGTTGATATCTACACAGAGCTGTACGTCACAGCTGGGGGTGACgtaaacatcaacaaacagcatgagGTCATTCAGATGGAGGTGAAGCCAACAACAGAGGAATCAATTCAACCCTGTGACATGTTCAAACCCCCCTCTGGAAAAGAAAGATCCATAAGAACAGTTCTGACCAATGGAATCGCAGGAATtggcaaaacatttcttgtcCAGAAGTTTGTGTTGGACTGGactaacaaagaaaacaatcaagatGTGCATCTCATATTCCCCTTTACCTTCCGCCAGCTGAACTTAAGGAAGGATGAAAAGTTAAGTCTGACCGAGCTGATCCATAAATGTATCAGAGAGACCAGAGGCATCAAGGAAGAGGCTCTGAATCACATCTTTACAGCTCTGCAGTCATCAGGAAACACCAACTATGACAAAAGTAAATTCAAActagtgtttgttttggatggaCTGGATGAGAGCCGCCTTCAACTGAACTGTTCGACTGATGAAATCCAGGACACAGACTTTGATGTGACacagtccacctcagtggatgtgctgctgtcAAACCTCATCAAGAGAaatctgcttccctctgctcgcctctggataaccacacgacctgcagcagccaatcagattcaTTCGGATTTTGTTGACGTGGTGACAGaagtcagagggttcactgactcacagaaggaggagtacttcaggaagagattcagagatgaggagcaggccagcagaatcatctcccacatcaagacatcacgaagcctccacatcatgtgccacatcccagtcttctgctggatcactgctacagttctggaggatgtgttgaagaccagtgagggaggagagctgcccaagaccctgactgagatgtatgCAGAGTTCCTGGTGTTTCAAATTCATCAGACAAAGAAGAAATATGACCAAAAAAAGTGCATTCAGTACATTAAGTCATTAGCAAAACTGGCTTTCCAGCAGCTGGAAAAGGgcaacctgatcttctatgaaagAGATCTTAAAGAGAGTGGCATTGATGTCAGAGGAGCCTCAGTGttctcaggagtgttcacagagatctttaaagaggaacGTGGGAGGAAGAGTGATGAAGTCAAGATGTTTAGCTTCGTCCATCtcagtgttcaggagtttttgGCAGCTTTGTATGTAGAGATGTCactcattaacaaaaacaagaatgtgATGTCTGAACCACCACCAACTTTTTTCGAACATGTGCGACAGCTTTTCAGCAAACCATCAAGGACAGATGTCCACAGGTTTGCTATTGACAAGGCCTTACAGAGACCAAATGGACACCTagacttgttcctccgcttcctcctgggtctttcactgcagaccagTCAGACTCTCCCTGAAGGCCTCCTGAAAGAGGAAAGAAGCTCACAGACCAACCAGGAAACAGTGAAGTACATCAAGgagaagatcagtgagaatctgtctccagagagaagcatcaatctgttccactgtctgaatgaactgaatgatggttctctagtggaggagatccaacagtacctaagatcaggaagtctctccccagataaactgtctcctgctcagtggtcagctctggttttcatcttactgtcatcagaaaaagatctggacgtgtttgacctgaagaaatactctgcttcagaggaggctcttctgaggctgctgccagtggtcagaGCCTCCAACAAAGCTAT GCTGAGTGGTTGTAATCTGTcaaagagaagctgtgaagctctgtcttcagttctcagctcccagtcctctagtctgagagagctggacctgagtgacaacgacctgcaggattcaggagtgaagccgctgtctgttggactgaagaatccacactgtagactggagactctcag gctgagtggctgtaatctgtcagagagaacctgtgaagctctgtcctcagttctcagctcccagtcctctagtctgagacatctggacctgaataacaacgacctgcaggattcaggagtgaagccgctgtctgttggactgaagagtccacactgtaaactggagactctcag acTGAatggctgtaatctgtcagagagaacctgtgaagctctgtcctcagttctcagctcccagtcctctagtctgagagagctggaaaTGAATAACAACGActtgcaggattcaggagtgaagccgatgtctgttggactgaagagtccacactgtaaactggagactctcag gctgagtggctgtaatctgtcagagagaagctgtgaagctctgtcctcagctctgagctcccagtcctctagtctgagacatctggacctgaataacaacgacctgcaggattcaggagtgaacctgttgtctgttggactgaagagtccacactgtaaactggagactctcag GCTGTCAGgttgtctgatcacagaggaaggctgtacttctctggcctcagctctgagatccaacccctcccatctgagagagctggacctgagctacaatcatccaggagactcaggagtgaagctgctgtcggctggacgcgaggatccagactggagactggagactctcag ggtggAACATGGTGGAGAGCAGTGGCTGAAACCTGGTGtgaggaagt atgtctgtgaactcacagtggacacaaacacagtgaacacaaacctcaaactgtctgacaacaacaggaaggtgacaTATGTGTCAGAGTATCAgccatatcctgatcatccagagaggtttgactggtggcctcagctgctgtgtagaaatggtctgactggtcgctgttactgggaggtcgagtggagaggaggggttcatatatcagtgagttacagaggaatcagcaggaTAGGAGACAGTGATGACTGTTGGTTTGGAGGGAAtaatcagtcctggagtctgaagTGTGATGATGGTCGTTACTCTGTCTGGCACAATAACAGAAGAACagacctctcctcctcctcctcctcctcctcctcctcctcctcctctgtctctaacagagtagcagtgtatgtggactgtcctgctggcactctgtccttctacagagtctcctctgactcactgatccacctccacaccttcaacaccacattcactcaacctctttatcctgggttcTGGTTCTGGCctggttcctcagtgtctctgtag